A single genomic interval of uncultured Desulfobulbus sp. harbors:
- a CDS encoding ATP-dependent helicase, with protein sequence MQRHLFSHDTTSPAPELSAPPSAVTPEVLNPAQYTAATHGEGPILVIAGAGSGKTRTLVYRMAYLIEQGVYPESILLLTFTRRAAQEMLHRAGELTAGSCRRVMGGTFHATANILLRRWGHHIDIGSNFTIIDRGDAEGIINLLKSSLGMAGAGKRFPSKRVVMNLISGAINKATSMEQLVYREQIHLTEFIPDFYTIAEHYRQFKLDHGLMDYDDLLVYLKKLLMESEQARSELSNRYRYILVDEYQDTNQIQADIVRLLAYTHNNVMVVGDDAQSIYSFRGADFYNIMRFPEQFAGAKIVKLEENYRSTEPILQLTNAVIANAEQKFTKTLFTSIEGGVRPQLIAAANEAAEARTIVREIKLRHDAGTPLADMAILFRSGFHSYKLEIELASQGFEFDKRGGLKLTESAHIKDLLSFFRLVINPWDNLSWNRILLQLDKVGPKTANKMLETIRESDTPVEDLGKYKPGAAWKEQFVQLNTMLAKLTQPAQSPSDQFDLVMAYYEPVFEKIYYDDYPKRRRDLDQFKTLIAGYGDLQSFVDDTALDPPDVGSEGTVIEADSDRLILSTIHSSKGLEWETVFVIGLAEGRFPHQNTMPGEQFEEERRLLYVACTRAKKELLLTYPREMMTPDRQIMRSNLTPFLREISKGLYTVEEQGRSQVYAPHPQTTQSAPRVESARIAYKEGMQVSHSFFGLGRIVSIPGPRRVEVQFDRHGTKILHLDYAKLEILD encoded by the coding sequence ATGCAACGCCATCTCTTCTCACACGACACGACATCTCCTGCGCCCGAGCTTAGCGCACCACCGAGCGCGGTTACCCCCGAGGTCCTCAATCCTGCCCAGTACACCGCAGCCACCCATGGCGAGGGGCCTATTCTGGTCATTGCCGGGGCCGGATCCGGAAAAACCAGGACCCTGGTCTACCGCATGGCCTATCTGATCGAGCAGGGGGTTTACCCGGAATCCATTCTCCTTCTCACCTTTACCCGCAGAGCGGCCCAGGAGATGCTGCACCGTGCCGGCGAGTTGACCGCCGGATCCTGCCGCCGGGTCATGGGCGGCACCTTCCATGCCACCGCCAATATCCTCCTGCGGCGTTGGGGGCATCACATCGACATCGGCTCCAACTTCACCATCATCGACCGGGGGGACGCCGAAGGAATCATCAACCTGCTCAAATCCTCGCTGGGCATGGCCGGTGCAGGGAAACGCTTTCCCTCAAAGCGGGTGGTGATGAATCTGATCAGCGGGGCGATCAACAAGGCCACCAGCATGGAGCAACTGGTGTACCGGGAACAGATCCACCTGACTGAATTCATCCCGGATTTTTATACCATTGCCGAGCATTACCGCCAGTTCAAGCTCGATCACGGCCTGATGGATTACGACGATCTCCTTGTCTATCTCAAAAAGCTGTTGATGGAATCCGAGCAGGCACGGAGCGAACTCTCCAACCGCTACCGCTACATTCTGGTGGACGAGTACCAGGACACCAATCAGATCCAGGCCGATATCGTGCGCCTGCTGGCCTACACCCACAACAACGTGATGGTGGTGGGGGACGATGCCCAGTCGATCTACAGTTTCCGCGGCGCAGATTTCTATAACATCATGCGCTTCCCCGAGCAGTTTGCTGGGGCTAAGATCGTCAAACTGGAAGAAAACTACCGTTCAACCGAACCGATTCTGCAGTTGACCAACGCGGTGATCGCCAATGCCGAACAGAAATTCACCAAAACCCTGTTCACCAGCATCGAAGGCGGCGTACGCCCGCAGTTGATCGCGGCCGCCAACGAGGCGGCCGAAGCCCGCACCATTGTCCGTGAAATCAAGCTGCGTCACGATGCGGGCACTCCACTTGCCGACATGGCCATCCTCTTCCGCTCCGGATTCCACTCCTACAAGCTCGAGATCGAGTTGGCCAGTCAAGGATTCGAATTCGATAAACGCGGCGGACTCAAACTGACCGAATCGGCCCATATCAAGGATCTGCTCTCCTTTTTCCGTCTTGTCATCAATCCCTGGGACAACCTCAGTTGGAACCGCATCCTGCTGCAGTTGGACAAGGTTGGACCGAAAACCGCCAACAAGATGCTCGAAACCATCCGTGAATCCGACACGCCGGTGGAAGATCTAGGCAAATACAAACCAGGAGCGGCATGGAAAGAACAGTTTGTCCAACTCAATACCATGCTGGCCAAGCTCACCCAGCCCGCGCAGTCGCCCTCGGATCAGTTTGACCTGGTGATGGCCTACTATGAACCGGTGTTTGAAAAAATCTACTACGACGATTACCCCAAGCGCCGCCGCGACCTGGATCAGTTCAAGACCCTGATTGCCGGATACGGCGATCTGCAGTCCTTTGTCGACGACACTGCCTTGGACCCGCCGGACGTGGGCAGCGAGGGCACTGTCATTGAAGCGGATTCTGACCGCCTGATCCTCTCCACCATTCACTCCTCCAAAGGCCTCGAGTGGGAAACGGTTTTTGTGATCGGCCTGGCCGAGGGTCGATTCCCCCACCAAAACACCATGCCGGGCGAACAGTTCGAGGAGGAGCGCCGTCTGTTGTATGTCGCCTGCACCCGGGCCAAGAAAGAACTTCTTCTCACCTACCCGCGGGAGATGATGACCCCGGACCGGCAGATCATGCGCTCCAATCTGACCCCCTTCCTCCGTGAAATCAGTAAAGGCCTCTACACCGTAGAGGAACAGGGCCGTTCCCAGGTGTATGCCCCCCACCCGCAAACAACGCAATCCGCACCACGAGTGGAGTCGGCACGAATAGCCTACAAGGAGGGCATGCAGGTGAGCCACTCCTTTTTTGGTTTGGGCCGGATCGTCTCCATCCCCGGACCGCGCAGGGTCGAGGTCCAGTTCGATCGCCACGGTACCAAGATCCTCCACCTGGATTACGCCAAGTTGGAAATTCTCGACTAA
- a CDS encoding folylpolyglutamate synthase/dihydrofolate synthase family protein: MTYQEACAWLAQHQFFKIKLGLETTRKLLHELGNPQDALKIIHIAGTNGKGSVGATLLACLSQGGFRTGFYSSPHLHSVRERFRIDTQWIAKEDFTRLIQRLADFLQGRPQPTYFELTTILALLWFAEQRVDAVILETGMGGRLDATNVVTPVMTIITDISRDHEQYLGNTIEAIAAEKAGIIKPQTPVVFSGREPVALPVIAQVCRQQQSPLSLLGRDFRSQITKNGLEYTDRNGSAHSYPLALAGAHQGINTGLALAALELLSPVFPLNQDQIRAGLAQVHWPGRMELVPVLKNGKTVQILLDGAHNQAGVTQLYHSLLAGYPRRRLLLVWGNMADKAMAPAFAQLLTLTDLLILTRAESERSADPAIIWEQLPPAVRNKARCLQPAEAALEEALALADEGDLVCVAGSLYLVGKIRPLLVRRTTNHG, encoded by the coding sequence ATGACCTATCAGGAAGCCTGTGCCTGGCTTGCCCAGCACCAATTTTTCAAAATCAAGCTCGGCCTCGAAACCACCCGAAAACTGCTCCACGAACTGGGCAATCCCCAGGATGCCCTGAAAATTATCCATATTGCCGGAACCAACGGCAAGGGCTCGGTGGGGGCCACCCTGCTCGCCTGCCTCAGCCAGGGAGGATTTCGGACCGGTTTCTACTCCTCGCCCCATCTGCATTCGGTGCGGGAACGATTTCGCATCGATACCCAGTGGATTGCCAAGGAGGATTTCACCAGGCTGATCCAGCGGCTTGCCGATTTCCTCCAGGGCCGTCCCCAACCCACCTATTTCGAGCTGACCACCATCCTTGCCCTGCTCTGGTTTGCCGAACAGAGGGTTGATGCGGTTATCCTTGAAACCGGGATGGGCGGCAGACTCGATGCCACCAACGTGGTCACCCCGGTGATGACCATCATCACCGATATCAGCCGCGACCATGAGCAGTATCTCGGCAACACCATCGAGGCCATTGCCGCTGAAAAAGCGGGAATCATCAAACCGCAGACGCCAGTGGTGTTTTCCGGCCGGGAACCCGTGGCCCTGCCGGTAATTGCCCAAGTCTGCCGGCAGCAGCAGAGCCCGCTCTCTCTCCTAGGCCGTGATTTTCGCAGCCAGATCACGAAAAACGGGTTGGAGTACACCGACCGCAACGGTTCCGCCCACAGCTATCCCCTGGCCCTTGCCGGCGCACATCAGGGGATCAACACCGGCCTGGCCCTGGCCGCCCTGGAATTGCTCAGTCCGGTTTTCCCGCTCAACCAGGACCAAATTCGGGCCGGTCTTGCCCAGGTCCACTGGCCGGGGAGGATGGAGCTGGTTCCGGTATTAAAAAACGGCAAAACAGTGCAGATACTCCTTGACGGAGCCCATAACCAAGCCGGTGTCACCCAGTTGTACCACTCCCTGCTAGCTGGGTATCCGCGCAGGCGACTGCTGCTGGTTTGGGGCAACATGGCCGACAAGGCCATGGCCCCGGCCTTTGCGCAACTGTTGACACTCACCGACCTGCTCATTCTCACCCGGGCGGAAAGTGAACGTTCGGCCGATCCCGCCATCATCTGGGAGCAACTTCCCCCTGCCGTCCGTAACAAGGCGCGCTGCCTGCAGCCAGCGGAGGCCGCGTTGGAAGAGGCCCTGGCCCTGGCCGACGAGGGGGACCTTGTCTGCGTGGCCGGCTCGCTCTATCTGGTGGGGAAAATACGCCCGTTACTTGTGAGGAGGACGACGAATCATGGATGA
- a CDS encoding HNH endonuclease signature motif containing protein, with the protein MDDFFSIDPMDEALLRAERKKARDLRKSRWWQQKTASGTCWYCGEKVGFHNLTMDHVIPLARGGRSTKDNLVPCCKECNTKKKNVLPIEWEEYMEQLQQRKG; encoded by the coding sequence ATGGATGATTTTTTCAGCATCGATCCCATGGATGAGGCCCTGCTCCGGGCCGAACGGAAAAAGGCCCGCGACCTGCGCAAGAGCCGCTGGTGGCAGCAAAAGACCGCCAGCGGCACCTGCTGGTACTGCGGTGAGAAGGTGGGGTTTCACAATCTGACCATGGATCATGTGATCCCCCTGGCCAGGGGCGGACGCAGTACCAAGGACAACCTCGTCCCCTGCTGCAAGGAGTGCAACACCAAGAAGAAAAATGTTCTGCCCATCGAATGGGAAGAGTACATGGAGCAGTTGCAGCAACGTAAGGGGTGA
- the uraA gene encoding uracil permease, with amino-acid sequence MARKTIQVEEKVPLLTGIPLSFQHLFAMFGASVLVPTLFKIDPAVVLLMNGIGTLIYLVLCKGKAPAFLGSSFAFLSPVFVVLGADPSLWTNNYSHALGGFIASGLVFMSVALIVRLFGSGWIKTVLPPATMGPIVALIGLELAGVAVNMAGLTPDATTGAYNLKAVAVSVITLLVVTFGSVLFRGFMAIIPVLTGIFVGYLVAIPLGLVQFGVISQAPLLALPTFYPPIFDPSAMLIVLPASLVVISEHIGHLVVTGNIVGRDLTRDPGLHRSLMGDGISTVLSGFCGSVPTTTYGENIGVMAITRVYSVWVIGGAAVLSIVLAFIGKLSAFIQSIPTPVMGGVCMLLFGVIAASGIRMLVETKVDYSKPANLSLTAIVLIVGISGVAVTIGDVQLKGMALATVVGMILSLLFHLFEKMGLANLQPDC; translated from the coding sequence ATGGCGCGCAAGACGATCCAGGTGGAAGAGAAAGTTCCTCTGCTCACCGGTATTCCCTTAAGTTTCCAGCACCTCTTTGCCATGTTCGGCGCCTCGGTCCTGGTGCCGACCCTGTTCAAGATCGATCCAGCCGTCGTGCTGTTGATGAACGGTATCGGTACCCTGATCTATCTCGTGCTCTGCAAGGGCAAGGCACCGGCCTTCCTCGGTTCCAGTTTTGCCTTCCTTTCCCCGGTGTTCGTCGTGCTCGGCGCGGATCCGTCCCTCTGGACCAACAACTACTCCCATGCCCTCGGCGGCTTTATCGCGTCAGGGTTGGTGTTCATGAGCGTGGCGTTGATCGTCCGTCTGTTCGGTTCCGGCTGGATCAAAACCGTCCTGCCGCCGGCCACGATGGGGCCGATCGTGGCCCTGATCGGGCTTGAGCTGGCCGGTGTGGCGGTCAACATGGCCGGGCTAACCCCGGATGCGACTACCGGCGCCTACAATCTCAAGGCAGTGGCGGTCTCTGTCATCACCCTGTTGGTGGTCACCTTCGGTTCGGTGCTCTTTCGCGGATTCATGGCCATCATTCCGGTGCTCACCGGTATCTTTGTCGGCTACCTGGTCGCCATCCCCCTTGGGCTGGTCCAGTTCGGCGTAATCAGCCAGGCACCGCTGCTGGCCCTGCCGACCTTTTATCCCCCCATCTTTGATCCCAGTGCCATGCTCATAGTCCTGCCGGCGTCGCTGGTGGTCATCTCCGAGCATATCGGCCACCTGGTGGTCACGGGCAACATCGTCGGCCGCGACCTGACCCGCGACCCAGGCCTGCACCGTTCTCTGATGGGTGACGGCATCTCCACCGTGCTTTCGGGATTTTGCGGATCCGTCCCCACCACGACCTACGGTGAGAACATTGGGGTGATGGCCATTACCCGGGTGTATTCGGTTTGGGTCATCGGTGGCGCTGCCGTGCTCTCGATCGTCCTGGCCTTTATCGGCAAGCTGTCCGCCTTTATCCAGTCAATCCCGACGCCGGTGATGGGGGGTGTCTGCATGCTGCTCTTCGGGGTGATCGCCGCCTCCGGTATCCGCATGCTGGTGGAGACCAAGGTCGACTATTCCAAACCAGCGAACCTGTCGCTGACTGCCATCGTCCTGATCGTCGGCATCAGCGGCGTAGCGGTGACAATCGGCGATGTGCAGCTCAAGGGGATGGCGCTGGCCACGGTGGTCGGCATGATCCTTTCCCTGCTCTTTCATCTTTTTGAAAAGATGGGGTTGGCTAACCTTCAGCCCGATTGTTGA
- a CDS encoding DOMON domain-containing protein — protein sequence MSVRRGLVAASGLLSCSLLLAGSLSAGTYQHSLSIDKMSFDWSVVGETLAIKIAAPTTGWVGIGFNPSDMMKDANIIIGYVKDGKVEISDDYGFGVTAHAPDEQKGGASNVTVVGGSEEGTTTTLEFTIPLKSGDEHDRVIDPKAETKVMFAYGPDRDSMRMKHQYDKVVTINLTSGTMK from the coding sequence ATGTCTGTACGTCGTGGATTGGTTGCAGCATCTGGCCTCTTGTCCTGTTCCCTGTTACTTGCCGGGTCTCTTTCTGCCGGTACCTATCAGCATTCGCTGAGCATCGACAAGATGAGTTTTGACTGGAGCGTTGTCGGTGAGACCCTGGCAATTAAGATTGCCGCACCAACGACGGGCTGGGTGGGAATCGGCTTCAATCCTTCGGATATGATGAAGGATGCGAATATCATTATTGGCTATGTGAAAGACGGAAAAGTCGAAATTTCCGATGATTATGGCTTCGGCGTGACAGCGCATGCACCCGACGAGCAAAAAGGGGGGGCTTCGAACGTGACAGTGGTTGGCGGGAGCGAGGAGGGCACCACCACCACCCTTGAATTTACCATCCCGCTGAAGAGTGGGGATGAGCATGATCGCGTGATTGACCCCAAAGCAGAGACAAAAGTTATGTTTGCCTACGGACCGGATCGGGACTCCATGCGCATGAAACATCAGTATGACAAGGTGGTGACCATCAATCTGACAAGCGGCACCATGAAATGA
- a CDS encoding DUF2231 domain-containing protein — protein sequence MIESLYAFLEKVGFHHPLHPALTHIPMGMVMGCFFFGLLAFWGNKPLFWKTSLHCSVLALVFIVPTIITGLFDWQHIYAGRYLPYIVVKMVLAVVLTGLLGYSVMLHRQQAGARKLFIVYVLCLGCAVGLGFSGGELVYGG from the coding sequence ATGATCGAATCATTGTATGCATTCCTCGAAAAAGTTGGTTTCCATCATCCTCTGCACCCCGCCCTCACCCATATTCCCATGGGCATGGTTATGGGGTGTTTCTTTTTTGGCTTGCTCGCCTTTTGGGGCAACAAGCCGCTCTTTTGGAAGACAAGTCTGCACTGCAGCGTCTTGGCTCTGGTTTTTATCGTGCCGACAATCATTACCGGACTCTTCGATTGGCAACACATCTATGCCGGTCGTTATCTTCCCTACATCGTGGTGAAGATGGTCCTTGCGGTGGTTTTGACCGGGCTGCTGGGTTATTCCGTGATGTTGCATCGGCAGCAGGCCGGGGCAAGGAAGCTCTTCATTGTCTATGTCCTCTGCCTGGGATGCGCCGTGGGGCTCGGGTTTTCAGGAGGAGAGTTGGTCTACGGTGGCTGA
- a CDS encoding cache domain-containing protein: MKLQTRIARSLGPFVLLVLVAIFLFNYLIIHRILNENALQELRNTEKNMYRAVEAQLSTAIHNYLRGITEHNLSVIQKRYAEVQQGRLTQQEAINLIHQHFNEQQVGTSGYPVAVRKQDGRLFLALHPYLKDQECTDTDGCRQWDKVKNGYTEYDWKNPADNSSRKKAAYVREFKPWHWIIGVSSYRDEFVDLINIKDLENLLAPVRINKSGYFAVFDAQGRLLVHPALSSTHGSQSMQDQAQVIFKQLKDSKSGYLTYSWKNPSDRKPRLKYAFIEHLHEFGWYLVATGYLSEIAEPFQIVRNVTLVMILVAALVLFVLIFRLSRSLSLPLLQLKQGIKAFDEKKIQFHWSPHKVDEIDVLGDAFARMTRQITRNLEELRQSNQQLVLAEQQTRENRALLESTIDSMPSVIIGVDAQLTVTQWNRTAEQVTGRNREQVHLQPLIEVYPEIVPYREDLARSLRINKTCVIATSLEENAGKTLYRDITIFPLLSHGLKGAVLRIDDTTERVEMEQRLQQSQKMDAIGHLAGGMAHDFNNMLGGILGAADALRLRLGEKELPLINNIRVAAERAGELIRNLLAFARKDQVALAPVNMAQMIMETVEILKRTLDKKITISHDLVAQVSRIMGDRGQLQSALINLGINAGQAMPDGGELSFITRIRHLDQGYCDHSPFSLLPGRYLQIEVRDSGTGIAKKHLKRIFEPFFTTKSESQGTGLGLAAVYGTVQQHQGEVLVESTLGRGTVFTLHLPLLSEEAVEREVDAPLAIAGQGTILIVDDEPVIRLAVRFMLEGMGYTVHEAENGKMGIECYQQHQGTIDLVLLDMVMPVMDGSECFRRLKDFDPEVRVIIASGFTREADFGRLLQEGLTGFIRKPYTLEQLSELLHRILDASAEKETPALSPNQG; this comes from the coding sequence ATGAAGCTGCAAACTAGAATCGCACGTTCTCTGGGCCCTTTTGTCCTGCTGGTCCTTGTCGCCATTTTCCTCTTCAATTACCTCATTATCCATCGCATTCTGAATGAAAACGCCTTGCAGGAGCTCCGCAATACCGAGAAAAATATGTATCGAGCCGTCGAGGCCCAACTCAGTACGGCAATTCACAATTATCTCCGAGGAATTACCGAACACAACCTGAGCGTCATCCAAAAACGGTATGCAGAGGTCCAACAGGGACGACTCACCCAACAAGAGGCAATAAATCTCATTCACCAACATTTCAACGAACAACAGGTGGGCACCAGCGGCTATCCGGTCGCCGTGCGCAAACAGGACGGCAGACTCTTTCTTGCCCTGCATCCCTATCTCAAAGATCAGGAGTGCACGGATACCGACGGCTGCCGCCAGTGGGACAAGGTGAAAAACGGTTATACCGAGTACGACTGGAAAAACCCCGCTGACAATTCCTCACGCAAAAAAGCCGCCTATGTTCGTGAATTCAAGCCCTGGCACTGGATCATTGGCGTTTCGTCTTATCGCGATGAGTTTGTCGATCTGATCAACATCAAGGATCTGGAAAATCTTCTGGCCCCGGTCCGCATCAACAAATCCGGTTATTTTGCGGTCTTTGATGCACAGGGGCGATTGCTGGTCCACCCTGCCCTTTCCAGCACCCACGGCAGCCAATCGATGCAGGACCAGGCCCAGGTTATATTTAAGCAACTCAAAGACAGCAAAAGCGGATATTTGACCTACTCCTGGAAAAATCCCTCCGATCGGAAACCTCGCCTCAAGTATGCCTTTATCGAACATCTCCATGAGTTCGGCTGGTATTTGGTTGCAACCGGTTATCTCAGCGAGATAGCCGAGCCGTTTCAGATCGTGCGCAACGTAACCTTGGTCATGATCCTGGTCGCCGCCCTGGTACTTTTTGTGCTCATCTTTCGTCTCAGCCGCAGTCTCAGCCTCCCACTCCTCCAGCTCAAACAGGGAATCAAGGCCTTTGACGAGAAAAAAATTCAATTTCACTGGTCGCCCCATAAGGTGGACGAAATCGATGTCCTCGGAGATGCCTTTGCCCGTATGACCAGGCAAATCACCCGAAACCTGGAAGAGCTGCGGCAAAGCAATCAACAGCTGGTACTAGCTGAGCAACAGACACGTGAAAATAGAGCCTTACTGGAAAGCACGATCGACTCCATGCCCTCGGTCATTATCGGGGTCGATGCCCAACTGACAGTAACCCAATGGAATAGGACGGCGGAGCAGGTGACCGGACGCAACCGGGAACAAGTTCACCTCCAGCCGCTCATTGAAGTGTACCCGGAAATAGTCCCCTATCGAGAAGATCTCGCCCGCAGCCTCCGCATCAACAAGACCTGCGTCATTGCCACCTCCCTGGAGGAGAATGCAGGGAAAACCCTGTACCGTGACATCACCATTTTCCCCTTGCTGAGCCATGGGCTCAAAGGCGCGGTTCTTCGCATTGACGATACGACCGAGCGGGTCGAAATGGAACAGCGCCTGCAGCAGAGTCAAAAAATGGATGCCATCGGCCATTTGGCGGGTGGGATGGCGCATGATTTCAACAATATGCTCGGTGGTATTTTGGGGGCGGCCGATGCCCTGCGTCTCCGACTCGGAGAAAAAGAACTCCCGCTGATCAACAATATCCGGGTTGCCGCGGAACGTGCCGGTGAACTGATCCGCAATCTCCTCGCCTTTGCCCGCAAAGATCAGGTTGCCCTGGCACCGGTCAATATGGCCCAAATGATCATGGAAACCGTGGAGATTCTCAAGCGCACCCTCGATAAGAAAATCACCATCAGCCACGACCTCGTTGCCCAGGTGAGCCGGATCATGGGGGATCGAGGTCAACTGCAGAGCGCCCTGATCAATTTGGGTATCAATGCGGGGCAAGCCATGCCCGATGGAGGCGAACTCTCCTTTATCACGCGGATTCGTCATTTAGACCAAGGCTACTGTGATCACAGCCCATTTTCTCTTTTACCGGGGAGGTATCTACAGATCGAGGTTCGCGATAGCGGTACAGGCATTGCCAAAAAACATCTGAAACGAATTTTTGAACCGTTTTTTACCACCAAATCCGAAAGTCAGGGCACCGGACTTGGACTTGCCGCGGTCTATGGCACAGTGCAGCAGCATCAGGGAGAAGTTTTGGTGGAGAGCACTTTGGGAAGAGGCACGGTGTTCACCCTGCATTTGCCCCTGCTGTCCGAGGAAGCGGTTGAGAGAGAGGTTGATGCACCTCTTGCCATCGCCGGGCAGGGCACTATCCTCATCGTTGATGACGAGCCGGTCATTCGCCTGGCCGTACGATTCATGCTCGAAGGCATGGGGTATACGGTTCATGAGGCGGAAAACGGGAAGATGGGGATCGAATGCTACCAACAGCACCAGGGAACAATTGACCTGGTTCTTCTGGATATGGTGATGCCGGTCATGGACGGCAGTGAATGCTTCCGCAGATTGAAGGATTTTGATCCGGAGGTGCGGGTCATCATCGCCTCGGGTTTTACCCGCGAGGCTGATTTTGGCCGACTCCTCCAAGAGGGGTTGACCGGCTTTATCCGTAAACCCTACACCCTGGAACAACTCAGTGAGTTGCTCCACCGTATTCTCGACGCATCAGCTGAGAAGGAAACCCCAGCTCTCAGCCCAAACCAAGGGTAG